Within Cololabis saira isolate AMF1-May2022 chromosome 14, fColSai1.1, whole genome shotgun sequence, the genomic segment ACTCTGTCTGAGCCGGCGCTCAGCCGGCCTGGTTGCCCTGAAACTGTTTCAGCACGGACAATTTAAAAACACTGGCGAggtaacatttttaaaagctccagcgCTACACTCCAGCTGGAGTGCGGGACATCTGAAGGCACAGCAGTGAGTCTGAGAGCCCACGTTCTGCTCTGAAGTGGAGCCAAACATTATTCACGAGCGAGCAGCGGTTTTATCTCTGCAGCAGCGAACGCTGAGGGGGAACATCGTAATATCTGATTGCCACACTCTCCCTTAAAGATGACGATATGTTCTCAAACACGGACGGAGAAATGAAGAGGTCCTCTCGCCTACTGAGCCATCGTGTCTCTACCAACTCCTCCACACACACGTACATACCTGAAGCAGCTGGATATGATCTCCGTGGCTCTTCCCTGGGGCCAGTGAACGTTGAGCCAGATTCTCTCTTTGACCCCGGGGTCGACAGCAGAGCCTCTTCTCTTGAGGTACGGCAGCTTCAGAGTCATCACGCCTGAAAGACAAGGAGGAGAAATGGTCCACGCTGATGAAGACCGTGGGCGGTTTAATGCTCTCCAGTTGCAGATAAAGTTGCTTTGGTCAACGAAAactatgactaaatatcgtcttCAACAAaactttatcacctgaggaaaacgaaacGAGACAACAAAAATAATGGCCATGTGACGATAaccataattaaatatataatgcaatatcgtagacaaataaaaacgagactaaaatgtagattacaaaataaaaactgctaaaatgtgtcttcattttcgttgaccaaaacaagacgaGATTATAACAAAGAttcttaatgtccatgttttcagtagtttcctctggtttagttctgctgggtgacgttagtcctcaatcccagtcgctgcagcggggaatcagaaccagaagatgcagctgcagagttagaggctgatgccgttaacgcagagctctgggTTCACGTCAATACAATCTTTGattaaaacgagactaaaatgtcatcGTTTTTTTTGGgctaaaacaagacaaaaatggTCCTGgataattctgactaaaataagactaaaatgctcagacttttagtcgtctgaaacttgacacgactaaaaggagaatgaaaatgactaaaactaataaaaactaaaatgatagcttgacccaaagactagactaaaactcaaattgaaacaagctgacagaaacaacactagttgCAGGAAGCAGTATTTTCCGGTGAACATAATATCAGGGACATGGTAGGGGGTTCGAGTGTTGGACCACTGACAGAGAGGATTACATCAATCATAAAAGACCTCaacttatcattttattttccttaaaatgaaaaatggaagatttttcttccacttttGTGACTAACTACCTCATGGTGAGGGAACAGAAGTACAAACTTGCTGCCGTTTACACGACAAAGCTGCCTGAGGAGGTTTGTGACAAATCCTTCACCTTTTCCTTTCGCTGTGCTCCAGATCCTCACGGTCTGATCTTTGCTCCCAGATGCAAGATAGCAGCCTTTTACGTCTCCCGCGGACACACCGCCGCTTCctagaaaaatacaaaatagcTCCATTTTATTCACCTCCAGCAACACGACCAGGGTGTTCAGTTTTCCATGACCCTCACCGTCTTCGTTTCTGCTGGGGAGCTGCTCCTCACCGCTCAGCGGCGACCACGCCAGGGAGTGGATCTCATTGTCGTGCCCGCGCAGGCGGTGCGTCACCTCCCCTTTCTTGCTCACGTCGATCAGTACAATCATACCATCTTTGTATCTGTGAATCAAATATAGATCTTACTTTGAACACCTTCTCAAAGGAAATGCAGGGAAATTCTCATCCGCTGGGTTTTGCAGGTTTTCATGCGGTTCGTTTGCTTTAGGGTGGCTACAGATTAAAAGTTAATGTGTAGTTCACAGATGACTTATCTCATACTTAActtaaatcttttttctttctttaaatgaaATGTAAACCATCAGAATTTACTTGAACGGAAGCAGCATAGAAATCGGTAAAAAAAACTAGATTCCAGTTCACTTttaagtaggcctgtgttgaaaaaaatcgattttccgattctaaatcgattctcatattaattcctaaaaatcgattcttatgtctaaagatcgatttttttttccatcattttcgccaggtgaactttaatcccagtagtcggacacacagtttgtcatgacacttctgaaaaatgccaggtgcttcatggcaatatgtgtgcgtggtgacagaataaattagataagctaaaatgatttgtttactgcatgaactgttgcaatttctttcttttttgcactttaaatggatattggaaggcctgtttgagttatttatttcttagttatttcacaataattattgtgaaattattatttcactagttattttacagtcatataattcaggcaacagctcaaaaaacattttaaataacactaagccaaatcaatatcgaatcggatcgaatcatgataatcgattctgaatattaagaattggaatcaaatcgattcttgacatttgaatcgatacccagccctactttTAAGCAAACATTATTCATCCAATATTCTCCCTTTACTATTTAACTTGTATTCTCTTTGTCCTGACAGTGTGGTTCTCTTCTTACCCCACAGCCACGCAGCTCCAGGTGTGAGGGGAGCAGCTGAGGCAGAAGATGGTCCTGGGTTCAGGGAAGAAGCTGCTGGAGTCTCCGGTGTGGAACCAGTGACACACCACCACTCCCTTCTCGTCCCCCGACACCACCAGGTTTTTATCCACGGGGGACCAGTGCACGGCCGTGACGGGGTTCTGTGTGGACGGATGTGACATCCCACAGACACGTGTCACATGTGGTCAAAATGTGACACTATCTCATACTCAAAAACTCAATTCAGTTCATTATAGCTGCACATTCTAAAAAATTACAAAGATTCAGCTTAATCAGtaattttgattgattgatttatgtCAAACCAGACGCTATGCATCTATGAAACCGAATGGAACCAAACAGAGTTGAGACAGTTCTCACCTGATGAGCTGCATGCTCCTTTATTAGAGTCTTGGCGTCCGTGTCCCAGAAGAGAACAGCCCCGTCGTTGGAGGAGCTGACACAAATGTGACTCTGGCCAGCATGTTGACAGAAGGAAAATCCCGACACCAGGTCCTTGTGGCCCACGAGCTCACCTGCAATATCCAGAAGAGAGTAATTACTGCTCAGGAGCTGAATCTGAGGAAACACTTTCATCATTTCCTCTGTGGCTCTGACAGCCAGAGAAAATATTAGAATTTGCTAGAATAAGTAAAATAAGtcgcaaagctttttttttcctacggTCTTGTTATGTGGTTTGAAAGAAGTAGAAATTAAgattaagaataagaataaatgAGTGCAAATGCATTATTTGAATGGGAATTGTGGGaatccttttcttttgttttctcgtTGAGATCCCCTCAGTAAAAGTCTTACAACTTACTCCACTGATTTAAACTCTTCATGTAAACATGCTGCAACAGATCAGCATCATCTCATCTTTGAATGACAGATTTGAATTATCTGTCCAATTGTGTTTTGTTATATTaaacagactttttttctcccgACTTATTAGTGGTTGTTCCCAGTACTCGAAttgaggggggaggaggggggatggcatccccccccgaaataaaaacggtccaaatcatcccccctgtaaaactgccatcccccctttccatcccttatgtaatgtcatcaatgaatgtggttttactgctatttcaacatttagagtcatcaccagaaaaataacaccagaaaaatgtgacaattttcacctttttcaggtacatttttacttgaaataagtaggaaaatctgccagtgggacaagatttatcttcttattacaagcaaaaagaatcttgttccactggcagatttttctacttatttcaagtgaaaatctacttgaaacaggtgaaaattgttgtttttttccagtgatgagtcttgtgtaatgagatttttttactaaaatgagacattttaactagaaataagacaaatattcttgttaagattttgagtttttgcagtgatccattttacttatcctgtgaaggacaaaggaatattgataagttcagaaaactaggttttttattgttgtgttttgatgtatttgatgtaagcccagtggatatttaaagcttacagaaggctgcatttaactgctgctatgtcattcctgcagtatttctgcaggtgttttggtcagtgctattatttgtaatatagtatattatttgtaatcagcacaaattatctgtccccatatgataaaatccaccatcccccctgatttttttttacaactcgagtactggttgttcCTCCAGCACACCTGACATTACTTGGTCATTACTTGGTCTATGTGGAGCCTGAACGCCTCACCTGCAACCCTGCACGAGGATGCGGACACGTCAATCAAGTAGATGACGTTTTTTCCTCCGACACCCAACAAGCCGCTGCTGTTGACGTCGCTGCAGCGCGAGCAGTACCAGTTGGGGGACGCGGGGAGCGACCTGTCGCGCATGTTGCCTCGGAAAGTTTAACTTTCTGCCCCTTTCCTTCGTTGAAGCCTCTAAAAATCAGAATTGTCACATGTTACTGGACTGCCATGGCTACAGCACTGTCTGCCGTACACTCGGCGTGGTGTCGTAAATCTCGCCGGTCTCGACTACGGGATCTTCACTAGGTCAAACTAAGCGCAGTTTGAGCGTTTTCGAATCGAAATGACAGCAGCAGACACACATTACATTTTTTGCATTACTGTTATAACAGCGACATGAAATGTAAATCACACGTTTCATACGTagtacagacaaaaaaaaacgtaaaaacTACAATGATATAATCATATAAAGATTGCTGCCGTAAAGGGGAGAGCAGCGTCGTAAATCCAACATGTCGACTGCCATGACCGGACGGGGTGAGAAACAAGCGAAATAATTGAACATTTCTTCCAAAATAACTGGAGTTAGTGACTTGTCCTGCCGTTATCTTTACTGACTTTATATTTGCTTTCAGGTGTGGCCGTTGTGAGGAGTATATGTGGGCTGTTCCAGTCACGGTAGGTTTACAGCAGCAGTCCTTCCTGCAGAAGGACAAGTTCAGCTCTGATCGGTTACTTCTTCTTACTAATGAATAAATGATGGACCAAATAAAAGTTACACGGTAAAATGAGGTCCACTTACTTTAAATTATGCTACTCTTGGTGTAATCGAAGCTTAAAAAAACGTATACAATGTTACAATGTGACAATTATGCATATGTActcataagataagataagataagataaacctttaatagtcccacagaggggaaatttgcagtttacagcagcaaaggggatagtgcaaaaacaagaggcatcaatagaaaaagtaaaagtaataacacagtaataataataacacactataaacagtaagctggtatacaataataataagaataagaataagaaagataaataataagaaatactagtatataaaaaaagataactgacggatatttacagatggatatttacataattgcacgttgcagtgagtgaaagatattgcacattatttcccttatgtacatttattgtcaggttgttatgtatgtggtctactgtgagcagtgctggttgtgtagtctcacagctgcagggagtaaggaccttctgtagctccttcacacacctagggtgaaggagcctgtcgctgaaagagctctccagcgctctgaaggagtccttcatggggtgggagtccttctccatcatggatgacagcttagccatcatcctcctctctcccaccacctgcactgtgtccagagagcaaccaacgacagagccggcccttttgatggttttgtccagcctccttctgtctgcagctgtgatgttgctgccccagcagaccactccataaaaaatggctgatgccaccacagtgGCATCATCACTCTGCTTTTGTATTTTCACCCAGATATTTGCACTATAAAACTTTTCTACTCTGTTGCTTTTAAGAAGCTATTTATTCCAGTATTACGACAAGTAATTGTATATTAATTTTTAACATGTCCAATTAAATATGGTCATTTTTGCatcatatttaatttttttccctaATTTAATGGGGGCAGGTGTTCTTTGGGGTGTGCTTAGTCTGTTTTTAAAGatgtatattaaaaaataaattaaaaaaatcaacattttaCACACACTTGATTTGGATCATATTGAGGTCAGTATATCTTCAAAAGCTTTTGGGCCTGTATAAGTAGTAGTGCGGAAGCCATGGTTAGTTCACATAAcacataataatatataatgtcTTTGCGTCAACCTGGTGAGAGTCGTCCTCAACAGTCCCACGTGGCTCCTGATGGAGGCtcctaatgttctgtttttactgtCTTTCCAGGCATTATGGGATACACGTGTGCGCTTTAGTCATAATCTTTCATTTCGTCCTacaaattcagttttttttgtccGCTGCCTCTTGACCTGCTTCTTTTGTCGGCCAGTATCTGGTGCTCTGCTCCTCTGGGGTTCCTCCTGGGCTTTGCTTGTGTGTGGAGTCACAGGAGCTTCCATGTTGTGCAGAAGTGGTTTATCGGCAGGTTGTTGGCTACAAATGTCTCCCTCTGGGAGTCCTTCATGATCAGGGGAGTCTAGCCTCCTCCTATCAGCTGGTGTGAGAGGTTTGCTCTTCAGCCTGTAGGTGGGGATCATGTCAGGGCCTGGTGCTGTCCAGTGCTTCACACTCGAGACTGTCCAGATGTTGTTTTTCTGGGAGATACAcatgtggatggatgaatatatgtatgtgtttttatgtgaacCACTTCAGATCTGCTCATCAACGCAATCTGTTTCCATTTAATGGTTCAATAGTATCCCATAGAAAGGAttgtatcagaatcagaaagaactttattgccaagtaattaaaacacacaaggaatttgttgtggtgattggtgcaatacaaaagaacaaataatattaaaagaaaaaatgtacaaaaggttggttttaaagtgccggagtaatgagtctgtcCAAAGGTGAtctaggatgtgcgttaatgtgacccataaggtcagaagtggagtctttacgttaatgtgaCGTAGAGATGGgtggtagacgggggagaggggggaccgGGGTCTTGTTGACCAGGCCAGCTGCAGTCGGGAAGAAGCTGTTTTTGTGgagtgaggttttggtcctgatggaccacagcctcctgccagagggaagagtctggaacagtttgtgtcctGGGTGGGAGGcgtctgctgcaatctttcctgcaccttcagggtcctggaggctttaagtcctggagagatggaagattgcagccaatcaccttctctcttttttttgcaccaattatggtcaaggactcaaaaccatgtccgatgacaccacccacgagtctttatgtcaaaccattcaaaagtggcagagaaaagttttctagggggcgctgtttagccgttaggccacgcccattaatgcaaaccatgaaatatcaaatttatcgccaagtctggcttgcatgcaaaatttggtgacttttggggaactatcaaatatggaccaatcagatgaaggggggggcgcgctttttggcgtctagcatcgccacggtaacgattttgaaagagaaaagtaatgcgtgtcgtcgTAGGATGGAgaggcacattttgatgtataacacacctgggtgcaaaatttggtgacttttggggcacgtttaggggggcaaaaacgccctcctttcgtcagaaggaaaagaaaaataaagaaagaaggaataattcctacagatacaatagggccttcgcactgtaagtgctcgggccctaattattattataatagcaCCATAGTCTGATTAACATAGTTGAGTTTGAGGCTGTTTGTGTACTGATGGAGTCGCACAAGATTTCAAAAGGACCTAGAAGGCTTAGTTGTAGCTCTTTGGTCAAATTGGTCAAATGATGCTGCACTATCATCCAGTGTCTGAGGTGGTCCAGCTCAGGTGTGAAATGACCTTTCCCTGACCCTTTACCTTCCCTTTACACCTCCCCAGGTTGCCGGGACTGGGTGCTGTGGCCCCGCAGCTTTCATGTCTCCACACCAGCTCCTCCCTGGAAACAAAACAGTGGGAGAAGAAGAACCTGCTGGTGTACCCGCCTCAGCTGCCAGACGAGCCCCGAAGACCAGCAGTGAGTCTCTCTGCCCGTTTACACCGTGACTCTGATAAAAGGGGAAAGTGTCGCGGCTACATTTGTCGTTATTGTCAGCAGCTTGTGTGTTGCCGCCAGCACTTTAGTAGCAGATGGCTCTTTTATTTGCGACTGACTTGACATTTTCACGGTTCTATCCACAGGAGATCCACCACAGCCGGAGACAGATTAAGTACAGCAAAGACAAAATGTGGTACCTGGCCAAAATGGTAAGATGTGCAGCAGGGATTTATGTCATCACAACATCCTCCGTGAGCTGCAGTTCGCCATGCATCATTGCTATCCAGCCGTTGTCTAGAGATTCAAGatgtgcataaaaaaaaaaactactggttggaaaaaaaatccacctGAAATACTGAAGTAGAATACTAAAGAATACTTAAAGGTTTTAGACTACAGAAAGGAGCACATCTTTGGTGTATTGGTTAAAAGACCAAAGTGATGAAGTAGAATAGAAAGTAAACTATGACATATAGATTTAATGCAATAAAACTGATATGACTATAGTTGAATTAAGatctagaagaaaaaaaatcatctccaacatttttttagtattaaaattatacattttctttccaCATAGAGTCTTTGTTGTTATAGCTGATGCAATAGTGCTGCCTTTAAAAGAGACCAAAACAGCCGCCGCAGGCACTGCTGCACCGTGCTGATCTGACATCTGTTCAGAAATATTTATTCGGGTGCTTCTATCAAAGCCTTTTTTCCCTCACAGATCCAGGGCATGAGCATTGATCAGGCTATCGCACAGCTGGAGTTCAATGACAAGAAAGGAGCAAAAATTATGAAAGAGGTTTGTAACTCCACGTCCATCTTTCACAGCTGCATGTGTTTGATCACATTAGAGGTATCCCTTCTGGATTTATTGTTGATCAAACTtctaaatacgtttttttttttccttttttcctgtgCACATCTTAATTTTTGAGTTGTGGTGTCTATGCATAATGACAGAATCCTCTTCTTTTCTACTtctgcacatgtgtgtgtggatgttacAGTTCTATGTTTCTTGTTTCAGATACTTCTTGAAGCTCAAGAGATGGCAGTCAAGAATCACAATGTGGAGTATAAATCCAATCTTCACGTAGGTGAGGATCTACAGCAGGGTTTCAcgataaaaagagaaaatagaaacaaaacTGCACCTAAGGGACCACGACTAACCTCATGTTACATGTTTTCACAAACTAAATCTGCTTTAAATGAAATGTTATGATGTGTACTATTTATGTCTCGCCATGAAATAATTCATCAGCAAATATTAAAAGGCTTGTAAATTGAAACATTTGACAGCAAAGCTGAGGTGCCATCAGACATTTGAAAGGAAGCTGACATGATTTTCTGAGGTCTAACTGAACTGTCAATGGCATGTTTATGGGTCAAAAGGGTGGtaaattggtaaaaaaaaaaaaaaaattgggataaaaatattgaCAAAACAATGTGGAGATCATTGGCCTGCTGTCAGCCACGTTTCCAGAAGCTGAAAAATCATAGCTAagagaataaatacatttgtccGAGATTGTATTCACATCATTTTATGACTGAGCTGAAGCTACTAAGGCCTTTTGGGGGTAATTTTCCTAAAAGCAGTAGCTTTGAGTTGTGATGCTGTGCAGTGTCAGTAATTCACGTCAGGCTGGAGAACTACCTCAACTTTCCTTTCAATTTTGGCCTGTTTTCATGCAAGGGAACCTGTGAATGAAATGTGTTGTGTTTCTCATCCTCTCTCATCCCTTCTCCTCCAGCCGAGTCCTTCTCTGGCAAAGGCCAGTACCTGAAGCGGATCCGGTTCCATGGCAGGGGCAGGTTTGGCATCATGGACAAAGTTTACTGTAACTATTTTGTCAAGCTGGTAGAAGGTCCGCCACCCAAAACGGAGAAGAGAACAGGCTTCGACCAGGCCAAAGAATACGTCCAGGAGTTGAAGAACCGAACCATCGTCCACAGTCTGTAGACACATAGATTCTGGTTATTGTTCAAAGCCAAGcagcgtgtgtgtatgtatcaatttgatatttgtatataaataaatacatgagtgGATTAGTGGTGTGTTCTAGTGTTGTCCAGttttgcatgtttgtttgtttgactagGTTTTGTGAAATAATCACTATGTGCTGTTGTTCATCCGAGATCGTATTCACATAATTTTATGGCTGAGCTGAAGTTACTTAggcattttgggacattttcTTCTAGGACTCTTGAGTCACAACCAAGAGTCGGTTTAAAAACAAAGACTTCAGAGGAGCAGCCCAGGTTAGAGCTGCTTTCATCCAGGTTGCATAACGTAATAATGGAAATTTTGTTAGGATGTTGGTGACAAAGTTGCCTGGCAGGACAAAAAGGGGAAGAGCAAAGGGGTCATTTCTGGGAAAGAAATGGTTGAAAGATGATTGTTATAAAAGAGGCTAAGATTGAAATAGATCTGCTGTGGGAACCTGTCAAAGGAAAAGCTGGAGGGGAAAAACAGATATTTTGATACTAGAAACTTAGAGAAAATGTACGATTATGAGCAATAATATACTCAAAAGCACTTTTGAGACAATGATGCAGCATTTCCACAGGGGAGCACATTTTACTACATATTGGTAAGGTGACACTTTTGCAGTTATCCAGTAGTTTATACCTTCAGATGACTCTGCTGCTAATGGTACTTGATTTTTATGAAGGAAGCAGGAGCTGCAACACTGAGGTCAAGAAGTTCAATTCAGAATAACTTAATTCCTCCGATTACTTTCATGTTGTTATAGCTAATTATGGGCATGACCATATTACAATCGTCCAAAActcccaaagggcaatgttgctaagcaataggttattgtagagacatcgtacaaatttTCCCCGACTCGggggcacgctgtggacttcaacatattcaaatatcATGAAGCTATGATTTAAGGAAatgtgtcaaaatccaggccaaatggccccattcattcggatgggggtttttaccatggtgaaaaaaaaaacctatccgttaatgtagcctgaacccggaatgtgcacccacacatagcatacatcaacacatgtggatccatcatgcctcgaagggcaatacttttctcagtcaaaagcgttaccgtggcaacgctagatgccaagaagtgggaaaaaaggtgaaaattcggacgcCTACTGGTCGGCCGAAccttatcgtagagacatcattcaaatgttccCAGACTCGGTTCGCTTCAGACTAAAAGATctttcaacctcattatgccaattattacagtttttgagatattaaactttcaataaaagaaaaaaatgtccatatgaatttggacgcttgttgcttggcaacaggttatcgtagggacATTATTCATGTTTGAAAACTCGCctcgctgtggactacaacattttcaaattgcaaaggtttattaacaacctcaAACTACTttttggccattattaatcaccctaaaccacacaacccTGAAGCAGTGGGTGTGGTTTATTGACATCtctaaaccacaccccctgtgGGGAGCACAGGAAGTTTAGTTTGTTACTGTTATACATCTTCAAATGTATCAATGTTAGTGTATCAATAGTAAAGTCAATGTATAAAATGGTGTAGAGCATTAATTATGAAATACTAGGATGTTCCCATCACtgaattacgacggagtattagggccaaactaagacaaaaaaaaaaatttggaaattacgagaataaagtcataatataatgagaataaagtcgtaatattacgtgaataaagtcataatgttgcgagaataaagtcgtaatagaataaagtcgtaatattacgagaataaagtcgtaacattacaagaataaagtcgtcatattacaagaataaagtggtaatttatgagaataaagtcgtaatattacaagaataaagtgttaactTATGAgaactaacaggaagagtgtgttaaaatgttgaatattgaacatcttgtgaagttatatttatatatttataatatatttaatattacgactttattctcgtaatattacgactttattctcaaaatattatgactttattctcgtaattttacaactttaatctcatattattatgactttattttcgtaatttccttttt encodes:
- the mrpl22 gene encoding 39S ribosomal protein L22, mitochondrial; the encoded protein is MSTAMTGRGVAVVRSICGLFQSRLPGLGAVAPQLSCLHTSSSLETKQWEKKNLLVYPPQLPDEPRRPAEIHHSRRQIKYSKDKMWYLAKMIQGMSIDQAIAQLEFNDKKGAKIMKEILLEAQEMAVKNHNVEYKSNLHVAESFSGKGQYLKRIRFHGRGRFGIMDKVYCNYFVKLVEGPPPKTEKRTGFDQAKEYVQELKNRTIVHSL